ATGCGTCGAAGAATCGCCCTCAGCATCACCGGTGCGGCCGTCCTCGCGGCGAGCCTCGCCGCCGTCGTGGCGCCCGCCGCCGCCCAGGCGGCACCCGGGCAGCTCGCGGCCATGCAACGAGACCTGGGCCTCAGCGCCGGACAGGCGCAGACCCGGCTCCGGCAAGAGCTGGCCGCGGCACGCCAGATGCCGGCCGCGCAGGAGGCCGCCGGCCCGGCGTTCGGCGGCGCCTGGTTCGACGCGCGCCTCGGCAAGTTGGTGGTCGGCGTGACAGACCCGGCGGCAGCCGACGCGGTGCACCGGACCGGCGCGGAAACCGTTCCAGCACGCATCACCGCCGTGGCTTTGGACGCAGCGAAGAAGGCTGTCGACGCCACCGCCAGAACGAAACGCGCCCCGGCGGAAGTCAGCGGCTGGCACGCGGACCCGCGCACCGGCAGCGTGGTCGTTACTCTCCAGCCCGGCGCGCACGGCGCGGACGTCGACGCCTTCCTCGCGCGAGCCCGTCAAGCCGGCCCGGTGACGGTAGCGACCGCGCCCAAGCCGCAGACTCTCTCGGCAGGCACTGTCGGCGGGGATCCCTACTACATCAACGGAAACACGCGCTGCTCCATCGGCTTCTCCGTGCACGGCGGCTTCGTCAGCGCCGGGCACTGCGGCGGCACGGGCAGCTCCGTCGTCGGCTGGGACAACTCGCCGATGGGCACCTTCGCCGGATCCTCGTTCCCCGGCAACGACTACTCCTACATCACCATCGGCAACGGCTGGTGGACCGCCCCGGTCGTGCTCGGCTGGGGCACGGTCAGCGACGTGATCGTCCGCGGCTCGGCGGTCGCGCCCGCGGGCTCGTCGATCTGCCGCTCCGGCTCCACCTCGCATTGGCACTGCGGCACCGTGCTGGGCCTGAACGAAACCATCAACTACGCCCAGGGCGCGGTCTACGAAGCGACGCACACCAACGTGTGCGCCGAACCCGGCGACTCCGGCGGTTCCTTCATCACCGGAGACCAGGCCCAGGGAGTCACCTCGGGCGGCTTCGGCAACTGCAGCTCCGGCGGCGAGACCTGGTTCCAGCCGGTGAACGAGATCCTGCAGACCTACGGCCTGTCCCTCGTCACCGGCTGACCCCGGCGCACCGGCGTGCGCGGTCTGTCCGTGAAGGGCTCCTTGAGGGAATCCAAGTCCGGGAAGGGGCCCTTCACGGACCGGCCAGCGGACAGCCGGAATCCGAATTCCCGTCTTTAGTCGGTAGTCCGCGCCGGCGAGGAACGCGAATCATTCCGATGATCAGTTCTCTCTCGCCGG
This sequence is a window from Amycolatopsis benzoatilytica AK 16/65. Protein-coding genes within it:
- a CDS encoding S1 family peptidase codes for the protein MRRRIALSITGAAVLAASLAAVVAPAAAQAAPGQLAAMQRDLGLSAGQAQTRLRQELAAARQMPAAQEAAGPAFGGAWFDARLGKLVVGVTDPAAADAVHRTGAETVPARITAVALDAAKKAVDATARTKRAPAEVSGWHADPRTGSVVVTLQPGAHGADVDAFLARARQAGPVTVATAPKPQTLSAGTVGGDPYYINGNTRCSIGFSVHGGFVSAGHCGGTGSSVVGWDNSPMGTFAGSSFPGNDYSYITIGNGWWTAPVVLGWGTVSDVIVRGSAVAPAGSSICRSGSTSHWHCGTVLGLNETINYAQGAVYEATHTNVCAEPGDSGGSFITGDQAQGVTSGGFGNCSSGGETWFQPVNEILQTYGLSLVTG